The following coding sequences lie in one Candidatus Eisenbacteria bacterium genomic window:
- the rimM gene encoding 16S rRNA processing protein RimM codes for MPKAARIHLGTIGRVHGLGGEVRLKVSRLLDPALPALRRVFLADEEEEIRAFLVESVRPHGDVFLLKLEGIDDRTEAEGLRGAEAWADRRDLEAAGAKGPFREELVGLAVWTREGRAIGTIEEVLEYPAGDLYRVRGAEEEHLIPAAPGIVVLIDLESGRMIVDPPAGLLEINRP; via the coding sequence ATGCCCAAGGCGGCGCGCATTCATCTCGGGACGATCGGACGGGTCCACGGGCTCGGGGGCGAGGTCCGCCTCAAGGTCTCGCGCCTGCTCGATCCGGCCCTCCCCGCTCTCCGGCGTGTCTTTCTCGCCGACGAGGAGGAGGAAATCCGCGCGTTTCTCGTCGAGTCGGTCCGCCCGCACGGCGATGTGTTTCTCTTGAAGCTTGAAGGGATCGACGACCGGACCGAGGCCGAGGGGCTCCGCGGGGCGGAGGCGTGGGCTGACCGCAGGGATCTCGAGGCGGCCGGCGCGAAGGGGCCTTTCCGCGAGGAGCTCGTCGGTCTCGCCGTCTGGACGAGGGAAGGACGCGCGATCGGCACGATCGAGGAGGTCCTCGAGTATCCGGCGGGGGATCTCTACCGCGTGCGGGGCGCGGAGGAAGAGCATCTCATCCCCGCGGCGCCCGGCATCGTCGTCTTGATCGATCTCGAAAGCGGCCGGATGATCGTCGATCCTCCTGCCGGTCTTTTGGAGATCAATCGTCCATAG
- the trmD gene encoding tRNA (guanosine(37)-N1)-methyltransferase TrmD has product MRFYVVTIFPGLFPGPLAEGVTGKALAAGKAEIVPVNLRDFAEDRHQTTDDTPYGGGPGMVMKPEPLFRAVEWVRETEGSRVPVILLTPKGEPLRQERVREIASGEAWILVSGRYRGVDERFREALVDIELSIGDFVLSGGEIPALALMDAAIRLVPGVLGNEDSADADSFANGLLGAPDYTKPPEYRGMKVPDVLLSGDHAKIAAWRRDRALEITRRRRPDLLEK; this is encoded by the coding sequence ATGCGCTTCTACGTCGTCACGATCTTCCCCGGCCTCTTCCCGGGGCCGCTCGCCGAGGGGGTGACCGGAAAGGCGCTCGCGGCGGGGAAGGCGGAGATCGTCCCGGTGAACCTCCGCGACTTCGCCGAGGACCGACATCAGACGACCGACGACACCCCCTACGGCGGGGGCCCGGGAATGGTGATGAAGCCCGAGCCTCTCTTCCGAGCGGTCGAGTGGGTGCGCGAGACGGAAGGAAGCCGCGTGCCGGTCATTCTCCTCACGCCGAAGGGGGAGCCGCTCCGGCAGGAGCGCGTGCGGGAGATCGCCTCCGGGGAGGCGTGGATCCTCGTCTCTGGGCGCTACCGCGGCGTGGACGAGCGTTTCCGCGAGGCGCTCGTCGACATTGAGCTCTCGATCGGCGATTTCGTGTTGTCCGGGGGCGAGATCCCTGCGCTCGCGCTCATGGACGCCGCGATTCGCCTCGTCCCGGGCGTTCTCGGGAACGAGGATTCCGCCGACGCCGACTCCTTCGCGAACGGGCTTCTCGGCGCGCCCGACTACACCAAGCCTCCTGAATATCGAGGCATGAAGGTTCCGGACGTTCTTCTCTCCGGCGACCACGCGAAGATCGCCGCGTGGCGAAGAGACCGCGCTCTCGAGATCACCCGCCGCAGAAGGCCGGATCTCCTGGAGAAGTAA
- a CDS encoding methionyl-tRNA formyltransferase — protein MKVLFAGTPVFALPSLDRIAGSSRHTLVGVLTRPDRPRARGRRLLPSPVKERGLALGLPILQPARPSAPETLEGIARLGPDVVAVVAFGRILKPAFLRLPRFGCVNLHASLLPLYRGAAPIERALLDGRTETGVTTMQIAEGLDTGDILLSLPLPIGPEETAGELAARLAEAGADLLLETLDRIERGECPRRPQEHEKATYASPVRKEDARIDWSRDAGSIQNLVRAMNPKPIAETESAHGMLRVYRVLRAPGAGPPGTVLAADPKSGLVVAAGEGAVRLAEVQLPGRKRMEDRALLSGVRFAAGRSLAEGA, from the coding sequence GTGAAGGTTCTCTTCGCGGGAACCCCCGTCTTTGCCCTCCCGAGCCTCGATCGAATCGCGGGCTCCTCCCGCCACACGCTCGTCGGCGTGCTCACCCGGCCCGATCGCCCGCGGGCGAGGGGGAGGCGCCTCCTCCCGTCGCCCGTGAAGGAGAGGGGTCTCGCCCTCGGGCTCCCCATCCTGCAGCCGGCCCGGCCGTCCGCCCCGGAGACGCTCGAGGGGATCGCGCGCCTCGGTCCGGACGTCGTCGCGGTCGTCGCCTTCGGGCGCATCCTAAAGCCCGCGTTCCTCCGCCTCCCCCGCTTCGGGTGCGTGAACCTCCACGCCTCGCTCCTTCCGTTGTATCGCGGGGCCGCCCCGATCGAGCGCGCGCTCCTCGACGGGAGAACGGAGACCGGCGTCACGACGATGCAGATCGCAGAGGGCCTCGACACGGGGGATATCCTCCTCTCGCTGCCGCTCCCGATCGGCCCGGAGGAGACGGCGGGGGAGCTTGCCGCGCGCCTCGCCGAGGCCGGCGCCGATCTCCTCCTCGAGACGCTCGACCGAATCGAGCGGGGAGAGTGCCCGAGGCGGCCGCAAGAGCACGAGAAGGCGACCTATGCCTCTCCCGTGCGGAAGGAGGACGCGCGAATCGACTGGAGCCGCGACGCCGGATCGATCCAGAACCTCGTCCGCGCGATGAACCCGAAGCCGATCGCCGAGACCGAGAGCGCGCACGGCATGCTCCGCGTCTACCGCGTCCTTCGCGCCCCGGGCGCCGGTCCGCCGGGGACGGTTCTCGCCGCCGATCCGAAGAGCGGTCTCGTCGTCGCGGCGGGGGAAGGAGCGGTCCGCCTCGCCGAGGTGCAGCTCCCCGGAAGAAAGAGGATGGAGGACCGCGCGCTCCTCTCGGGCGTCCGCTTCGCCGCCGGGCGTTCGCTCGCGGAAGGGGCTTGA
- a CDS encoding ribonuclease HII, with product MSPARRPRRERTAPDLENALGWREGKRIVGVDEAGRGPLAGPVAAAAVCLHPDRVPSGLDDSKRLSPEGRAALFASILHSADGIGVGLASEEEIDRRNIREASREAMIRAVRALGFPPDYVLVDGVRLEPFPFRQIAVTGGDRLVPSIAAASIVAKVVRDRLMECFHRIFPVYGFDRHKGYPTEEHARAIAAHGPSLVHRRTFHVPFLAETRGAEGAAR from the coding sequence CTGTCTCCCGCCCGGCGCCCGCGCCGCGAGCGAACGGCCCCCGACCTCGAGAACGCCCTCGGCTGGCGCGAAGGGAAGAGGATCGTCGGGGTGGACGAGGCGGGCCGCGGACCCCTCGCCGGCCCGGTCGCGGCCGCCGCCGTTTGTCTGCATCCGGACCGCGTCCCCTCCGGTCTCGACGACTCGAAGCGCCTCTCTCCCGAGGGGCGGGCGGCTCTCTTCGCCTCGATCCTCCACTCCGCGGACGGGATCGGCGTCGGCCTCGCCTCCGAGGAGGAGATCGATCGCCGGAACATCCGCGAGGCGTCCCGCGAGGCGATGATCCGCGCGGTGCGCGCCTTGGGCTTCCCGCCCGACTATGTCCTCGTGGACGGGGTCCGTCTCGAGCCCTTCCCCTTCCGCCAGATCGCCGTGACCGGCGGCGATCGCCTCGTCCCCTCGATCGCCGCCGCGTCGATCGTGGCGAAGGTCGTCCGGGACCGCCTGATGGAGTGCTTCCACCGGATCTTCCCGGTCTACGGGTTCGACCGCCACAAAGGGTACCCGACCGAGGAGCACGCGCGGGCGATCGCCGCCCACGGGCCGTCGTTGGTTCATCGTCGAACCTTTCATGTTCCGTTCCTCGCGGAGACGCGGGGGGCGGAGGGGGCGGCCCGATGA
- the ffh gene encoding signal recognition particle protein produces MFQDLTAKLETAFRKLRGKGKLSDKDVEAALREIRLALLEADVHYRVVKDFLAAVRERAVGADVLGSLRPGQQVVKVVHDEMVRLLGGSAASIPLASQPPTVLLLVGLQGSGKTTAAAKLAVRFRRKGKKPLLVAADVHRPAAAEQLEQLGRAAGCEVYRGAAGAKAEAIAAEGVRLARGKLLDVVIVDTAGRLHVDEEMMDEVARVRAAASPHEILLVVDGMTGQDAVRAASAFEEALGLDGFILTKMDGDARGGAALSIRRVTGKPVKLIGTGEGIDALEDFHPERMAQRILGMGDVLTLVEKAEAAVDEEKARDLARKLRERSFTLEDFAEQLRSVRKMGPLDQILGMLPGASRLPKGLDVDEKALSRVEAILSSMTPAERREPVVLNGSRRRRIARGSGTSVQEVNQLLRQYDMLRKMMRRAGKGRRSGIPWGM; encoded by the coding sequence TTGTTCCAGGATCTGACCGCCAAGCTGGAGACCGCGTTTCGAAAGCTCCGGGGGAAGGGGAAGCTTTCGGACAAGGACGTCGAGGCGGCGCTCCGCGAGATCCGGCTTGCCCTTCTCGAGGCGGACGTTCACTATAGAGTGGTCAAGGACTTCCTCGCCGCCGTGCGCGAGCGAGCGGTCGGGGCGGATGTGCTCGGAAGCCTTCGCCCGGGCCAGCAGGTGGTGAAGGTCGTTCACGACGAGATGGTGCGCCTCCTCGGGGGGAGCGCCGCGTCGATCCCTCTCGCCTCGCAGCCGCCGACGGTCCTTCTTCTTGTGGGACTCCAGGGCTCGGGGAAGACGACCGCCGCCGCGAAGCTCGCCGTGCGCTTCCGGCGGAAGGGGAAGAAGCCGCTTCTCGTCGCCGCCGACGTCCACCGCCCGGCCGCCGCGGAGCAGCTCGAGCAGCTCGGGCGCGCCGCCGGGTGCGAGGTCTATCGAGGCGCGGCCGGCGCGAAGGCGGAGGCGATCGCGGCCGAGGGGGTGCGCCTCGCGCGCGGGAAGCTCCTCGATGTCGTGATCGTCGACACGGCAGGCCGCCTCCACGTCGACGAGGAGATGATGGACGAGGTCGCCCGCGTGCGCGCGGCCGCCTCGCCCCACGAGATCCTTCTCGTCGTGGACGGCATGACCGGCCAGGACGCGGTGCGGGCGGCGTCGGCGTTCGAGGAGGCGCTCGGGCTCGACGGGTTCATCCTGACGAAGATGGACGGCGACGCTCGAGGAGGGGCGGCCCTCTCGATCCGGAGGGTGACCGGGAAGCCGGTCAAGCTGATCGGGACCGGCGAGGGGATCGACGCGCTCGAGGACTTCCATCCGGAGAGGATGGCGCAGCGCATTCTCGGGATGGGGGATGTCCTCACGCTCGTCGAGAAGGCCGAGGCGGCCGTCGACGAGGAGAAGGCGCGCGATCTGGCCAGGAAGCTCCGCGAGCGCTCCTTCACGCTCGAGGACTTCGCCGAGCAGCTTCGGAGCGTGCGGAAGATGGGGCCTCTCGACCAGATCCTCGGGATGCTCCCCGGCGCCTCGCGCCTTCCGAAGGGGCTCGACGTGGACGAGAAGGCGCTCTCCCGGGTCGAGGCGATCCTCTCCTCGATGACACCGGCGGAACGCCGCGAGCCGGTCGTCCTGAACGGGAGCCGCCGCCGCCGGATCGCCCGCGGAAGCGGAACGAGCGTGCAGGAGGTGAACCAGCTCCTCCGGCAGTACGACATGCTGCGGAAGATGATGCGGCGCGCCGGGAAGGGCCGCCGCTCCGGAATCCCCTGGGGGATGTGA
- the rplS gene encoding 50S ribosomal protein L19, translating into MDTIRRLESDKLRTDIPEFSSGDTVAVSVLVREGDKERIQVFQGVVVQRKGSGHSETFTVRKVSGGIGVERVFPIQSPSVASLEVLRKGKVRRARLYFLRERTGRSARLKEDRG; encoded by the coding sequence ATGGATACGATCCGCAGGCTCGAGTCCGACAAGCTCCGCACGGACATCCCCGAGTTCTCCTCGGGGGACACGGTCGCCGTGTCCGTCCTCGTGCGCGAGGGGGACAAAGAGCGCATCCAGGTCTTTCAGGGAGTGGTGGTCCAGAGGAAGGGTTCCGGCCACTCCGAGACGTTCACGGTCCGCAAGGTAAGCGGCGGGATCGGCGTGGAGCGTGTGTTCCCGATCCAGTCCCCTTCGGTGGCCTCCCTGGAGGTTCTCCGCAAGGGGAAGGTGCGGCGCGCGCGCCTCTACTTCCTGCGCGAAAGGACCGGACGTTCCGCCCGCCTCAAGGAGGACCGGGGGTAG
- the rpsP gene encoding 30S ribosomal protein S16, whose protein sequence is MAVKIRLARHGRKKGPFYRIVVADMRMARDGRYIDLLGTYNPLVNPAEVQVNQERTFRWLGEGVQLSETVERIFEKTGVLTRFQTHRSGEALRDEEKKRSVRIFEHPLDKHGSKGKGKRRRGAAAAVAEVKAPEASAPHADEKPVEEAPAPPEASAAPEETKE, encoded by the coding sequence GTGGCAGTCAAGATTCGTCTCGCGAGACACGGAAGGAAGAAAGGGCCGTTCTACCGGATCGTCGTCGCCGACATGCGGATGGCGCGCGACGGACGATACATCGATCTTCTCGGTACGTACAATCCGCTCGTGAACCCGGCGGAGGTGCAAGTGAACCAGGAGAGGACATTCCGCTGGCTCGGCGAGGGCGTCCAGCTCAGCGAAACCGTCGAGAGGATCTTCGAGAAGACCGGCGTGCTCACCCGGTTCCAAACCCACCGGAGCGGGGAAGCGCTTCGCGATGAAGAAAAGAAGAGGTCCGTGCGGATCTTCGAGCACCCGCTCGACAAGCATGGATCGAAGGGGAAGGGGAAGAGGCGGCGCGGCGCGGCCGCGGCGGTCGCCGAGGTGAAGGCCCCCGAGGCGAGCGCTCCGCATGCGGATGAGAAGCCGGTCGAGGAAGCTCCCGCCCCGCCCGAGGCGAGCGCGGCTCCCGAGGAAACCAAGGAATGA
- a CDS encoding T9SS type A sorting domain-containing protein, which translates to MKRRAIAAALLLLAGASAGEAQIVFVFETVLQKGDVIPGVGAVTTIDNLAVNDHGAWLVEADTDHSNTNADAVIIQNGALYLREDQPLPRPPGSRLDTFDSVRLNNHGHSGWNFFLSGTSGSLDDSGIYYDTTLVIQESDISTAPGFTPGTPYIGFFETHINDAREILIVASVDDPAIATSVDRALVIAMVDSVGDLLSETLLAMEGDTLPGQSEGITDFGTGPHESAFNDSGDVLFFADLTGATTTDGVIYRNLTLLAQEGSPSPLPGRNYETLSSRGLDLNNQGGYVFKANLDGSTADDEAIVKNNTILAREGGTMPGIAPYLLTSFGTGSGPVQIGDNGKVVWFGDWDDPNTNIDTGLFLDSVLIVQEGVTMVGDDLIDEIASGQDAFDLSSSGRWLLFEVTFTNGNNAAVLLDLTDPTSVTEASDLVSPAVLQAAPNPFASGTTIRFGLTERETVSLRVYDVRGRLVSVLADGAFSAGEHVVSWNGRDDRGRTASAGTYFVRLRTADESRSFRLVRVR; encoded by the coding sequence ATGAAACGCAGGGCGATCGCGGCGGCGCTCCTTCTCTTGGCGGGGGCGAGCGCCGGAGAGGCCCAGATTGTCTTTGTCTTCGAGACCGTTCTTCAGAAAGGGGACGTGATCCCCGGGGTCGGCGCGGTGACCACCATCGACAACCTCGCGGTGAACGATCACGGCGCCTGGCTCGTCGAGGCGGACACGGACCACTCGAACACCAACGCGGACGCGGTGATCATCCAAAACGGCGCGCTCTACCTTCGCGAGGATCAGCCCCTTCCGCGGCCCCCGGGATCGAGGCTCGACACGTTCGACTCGGTCCGCCTGAACAACCACGGGCACAGCGGCTGGAACTTCTTCCTCTCGGGGACGAGCGGAAGCCTCGACGACTCCGGGATCTATTACGACACGACGCTCGTCATCCAGGAGAGCGACATCTCGACCGCGCCCGGGTTCACTCCGGGAACCCCGTACATCGGGTTCTTCGAGACGCACATCAACGACGCGCGCGAGATTCTCATCGTGGCGAGCGTCGACGACCCTGCGATCGCGACGAGCGTGGACCGCGCGCTCGTGATCGCGATGGTCGATTCGGTCGGGGACCTTCTCTCCGAGACGCTCCTCGCGATGGAGGGTGACACGCTTCCGGGCCAAAGCGAGGGGATCACCGACTTCGGAACCGGCCCCCACGAGAGCGCGTTCAACGATAGCGGAGACGTGCTCTTCTTCGCAGACCTCACGGGAGCGACGACGACCGACGGCGTGATCTATCGGAACCTCACGCTCCTCGCGCAAGAAGGAAGCCCGTCCCCGCTTCCGGGACGGAACTACGAGACCCTCTCCTCGCGCGGGCTCGACCTGAACAATCAGGGTGGATACGTCTTCAAGGCGAACCTCGACGGGAGCACCGCGGACGATGAGGCGATCGTGAAGAACAACACGATCCTCGCCCGCGAGGGCGGAACGATGCCGGGCATCGCGCCGTACCTGCTCACGTCGTTCGGAACCGGGAGCGGCCCCGTGCAAATCGGCGACAACGGAAAGGTCGTCTGGTTCGGCGATTGGGACGATCCGAACACGAACATCGACACCGGGCTCTTCCTGGACAGCGTGCTGATCGTTCAGGAAGGGGTGACGATGGTCGGGGACGATCTCATCGACGAGATCGCGAGCGGGCAGGACGCGTTCGACCTCTCGTCGAGCGGCCGGTGGCTCCTCTTCGAGGTGACCTTCACGAACGGGAACAACGCGGCGGTTCTTCTCGACCTCACCGATCCGACCTCGGTGACGGAAGCGTCCGACCTCGTGTCTCCGGCAGTCCTCCAGGCGGCGCCGAACCCCTTCGCGAGCGGGACGACGATCCGCTTCGGTCTCACGGAACGGGAAACCGTGAGCCTTCGCGTGTACGATGTCCGCGGAAGGCTCGTCTCGGTTCTCGCGGACGGCGCGTTTTCGGCAGGCGAGCATGTCGTCTCCTGGAACGGGCGGGACGATCGGGGGCGGACCGCGTCGGCGGGCACCTACTTCGTCCGACTCCGGACCGCGGACGAGAGCCGCTCGTTCCGGCTCGTGCGCGTGCGGTAG
- a CDS encoding DUF4062 domain-containing protein has translation MRIFTRIFLSAVSGQFKDCRDALASDLRAVGADVKVQEDFQQHGRTLLEKLEAYIAECDRVIVLIGDAYGAEPEPGVPKAGAPRRSYTQWEYWFALGERLHGRRGPRKDVFVYFASTDFLARHPVDQTEEAATLQQDFVRSIRQSGEDRSSFGSRHELRALVLRDGFRLPKP, from the coding sequence ATGCGGATCTTCACGCGGATCTTCCTCTCCGCCGTCTCAGGCCAGTTCAAGGATTGTCGCGACGCGCTCGCGAGCGATCTTCGCGCCGTTGGCGCCGACGTCAAGGTACAGGAAGATTTCCAACAGCACGGCCGCACGCTGCTCGAGAAGCTCGAAGCCTACATCGCCGAGTGCGATCGCGTTATCGTCCTCATCGGTGATGCCTATGGTGCCGAACCCGAACCCGGCGTACCGAAGGCCGGGGCGCCGCGTCGCTCCTACACCCAGTGGGAGTATTGGTTTGCCCTGGGCGAGCGCCTCCACGGAAGGCGCGGGCCGCGCAAGGACGTCTTTGTCTATTTCGCGTCTACCGATTTCCTCGCCCGGCATCCGGTTGACCAGACGGAGGAGGCCGCAACGCTCCAGCAGGACTTCGTCCGCTCCATCCGTCAGAGCGGTGAGGATCGCAGTTCCTTCGGGTCGCGTCACGAGCTGCGCGCCCTGGTGCTTCGCGATGGGTTCCGGCTGCCGAAGCC
- a CDS encoding PASTA domain-containing protein — MRALRFALIGLLLAAAAFAGGMIVMDLAMSFVVRKGGSTVVPDVIGLLQPEAARALAEADLDLVIEKEVFDAEADSGVIVHQIPSPGGRVKQGRKISVTISRGPRWATVPEVAGERVRQARILLSRAGLRVEGDGYVPHEAIERDLVIATSPIAGTPAASGEPVRVLVSLGPPPTGFLMPDLNGKAIEAVNRHFRLFQLPLARVTYRADPESPPGVVLEQTPLPGERVDRETAIELTVSSP, encoded by the coding sequence ATGCGCGCGCTCCGTTTCGCACTGATCGGCCTTCTCCTCGCCGCGGCCGCCTTCGCGGGGGGCATGATCGTGATGGACCTCGCGATGAGCTTCGTCGTCCGGAAGGGCGGCTCGACGGTCGTTCCGGACGTGATCGGCCTCCTCCAGCCGGAAGCGGCGCGGGCCCTCGCCGAGGCGGACCTCGATCTCGTCATCGAGAAAGAAGTGTTCGATGCGGAAGCCGATTCCGGGGTGATCGTCCACCAGATCCCGAGCCCGGGCGGCCGCGTGAAGCAGGGGAGGAAGATCTCGGTCACGATCTCGCGGGGTCCGAGGTGGGCGACGGTTCCGGAGGTCGCGGGGGAGCGGGTGCGGCAGGCGCGCATCCTTCTCTCTCGCGCCGGGCTCCGGGTCGAGGGGGACGGCTACGTTCCCCACGAAGCGATCGAAAGGGACCTCGTGATCGCGACCTCGCCGATCGCGGGGACTCCCGCCGCCTCCGGCGAACCGGTCCGCGTGCTGGTGAGCCTCGGCCCCCCGCCGACCGGCTTCCTGATGCCCGACCTGAACGGAAAGGCGATCGAGGCGGTGAACCGCCACTTCCGCCTCTTTCAGCTTCCTCTCGCGCGCGTCACCTACCGCGCCGATCCCGAATCGCCGCCGGGAGTGGTCCTGGAGCAAACGCCGCTCCCCGGGGAGCGGGTCGACCGCGAGACCGCGATCGAGCTCACGGTGTCCTCGCCATGA
- a CDS encoding YraN family protein, translating to MNGRRRMGARGEEIAARHLEGRGFRIRARNYQTRRGEIDLVAERGRWIVFVEVRLRRSEAFGSPAETVGPRKRRRLASAAAAFLVEHGLAERPCRFDIIALSDPAGGPEEILHIENAFDRDGRPTGCWSGD from the coding sequence ATGAACGGCCGCCGCCGGATGGGCGCGCGCGGGGAGGAGATCGCCGCGCGGCACCTCGAGGGGCGCGGCTTTCGGATCCGCGCGCGGAATTACCAGACCCGCCGCGGGGAGATCGATCTCGTCGCGGAGCGCGGCCGGTGGATCGTGTTCGTCGAGGTCCGTCTCCGGAGGAGCGAGGCGTTCGGCTCTCCGGCGGAGACGGTCGGCCCGAGGAAGCGCCGCCGGCTCGCTTCCGCCGCCGCCGCATTCCTTGTCGAGCACGGCCTCGCCGAACGGCCGTGCCGCTTCGACATCATCGCTCTCTCCGATCCTGCCGGCGGTCCGGAGGAGATCCTTCACATCGAAAACGCATTCGATCGGGACGGGCGGCCGACCGGCTGCTGGTCCGGCGACTAG
- a CDS encoding KH domain-containing protein, producing MKDLIEYIARLLVESPDQVRVEETRRDDTTVFQLRVAKEDLGKVIGKNGRTARSIRSLLGVLSAKEGRKAILEIVE from the coding sequence ATGAAGGATCTGATCGAGTACATCGCGCGCCTCCTCGTCGAAAGCCCGGACCAAGTCCGCGTCGAGGAGACGCGAAGGGACGACACGACGGTCTTCCAGCTCCGCGTCGCAAAGGAGGACCTCGGCAAGGTGATCGGAAAGAACGGCCGCACCGCCCGCTCGATCCGCTCTCTCCTCGGCGTGCTCTCGGCGAAGGAGGGGCGGAAGGCGATCCTCGAGATCGTCGAGTAG
- the rsmB gene encoding 16S rRNA (cytosine(967)-C(5))-methyltransferase RsmB, whose amino-acid sequence MTVARSRARGAALAALVAVEEGAHLDRALRKSDFLAGKDARERSLARRIARGTLQMRGRIDWILERVLERGNPEDLDIRTRNLLRIGLYQILYLSSVPSRAAVHETVRAAREAGGEPASRLVNAVLRGVLREGVPEGAPSLEEDPAGHLSVALSCPRWLAARWVSRLGVPATASRLEAANRTPPLSLRVVRDGDLDRVAREIEKEGRKTRRSRISPSVLLLPDGGDPTVLRSFREGRVLVQDEGAALVGSLAGPLPRGARVLDCCAAPGGKGLPIAASAPGGLLVAVDCSLWRMGRLRENLARLRLDNVRTAVADALNLPLREGTRFDAVLVDVPCTGLGTLARRADLRWRVREEDIARLAALALRLLRAVADAVEPGGLLLYSTCTTEPEENEETVARFLREDGRFRMEPPEVQVPDGALAPDGTVRVLPEIHGCEGAFAARLRRVRDGCARSVSH is encoded by the coding sequence TTGACCGTGGCCCGCTCGCGCGCCCGAGGCGCCGCCCTCGCCGCTCTCGTCGCTGTCGAGGAAGGGGCGCATCTCGATCGCGCTCTCCGGAAGAGCGATTTCCTCGCGGGGAAGGACGCGCGCGAACGGTCGCTCGCCCGGCGGATCGCGCGCGGCACCCTCCAGATGCGCGGGAGGATCGACTGGATCCTCGAACGGGTGCTCGAGCGGGGAAATCCCGAAGATCTTGATATTCGAACAAGAAACCTTCTACGGATCGGTCTTTACCAGATTCTGTATCTCTCGAGCGTTCCGAGCCGCGCCGCCGTGCACGAGACGGTGCGGGCCGCGCGCGAAGCCGGGGGGGAGCCGGCGTCGAGGCTCGTGAACGCGGTCCTCCGGGGGGTGCTCCGCGAGGGGGTCCCCGAGGGGGCGCCCTCCCTCGAGGAGGACCCGGCCGGGCATCTTTCCGTGGCGCTGTCGTGCCCGCGGTGGCTCGCGGCGCGCTGGGTCTCCCGCCTCGGCGTCCCGGCGACGGCAAGCCGTCTCGAGGCGGCCAACCGAACGCCCCCTCTCTCCCTTCGCGTGGTGCGGGACGGGGATCTCGACCGCGTGGCGCGGGAGATCGAGAAGGAGGGGCGGAAGACGCGCCGGAGCCGGATCTCCCCGTCTGTTCTGCTCCTTCCCGACGGGGGGGATCCGACCGTTCTTCGCTCGTTTCGCGAGGGGCGGGTTCTCGTGCAGGACGAGGGAGCGGCGCTCGTCGGTTCGCTCGCCGGACCCCTTCCTCGCGGCGCGCGGGTTCTCGACTGCTGCGCCGCCCCCGGAGGGAAGGGGCTCCCGATCGCCGCCTCGGCGCCGGGAGGGCTTCTCGTCGCGGTCGACTGCTCGCTCTGGCGGATGGGAAGGCTCCGGGAGAACCTGGCGCGGCTCCGTCTCGACAACGTCCGTACGGCGGTCGCCGACGCGCTCAACCTCCCGCTCCGCGAGGGGACGCGCTTCGATGCCGTTCTCGTCGATGTGCCGTGTACCGGGCTCGGGACGCTCGCGCGGCGCGCCGACCTCCGGTGGCGGGTCCGCGAGGAGGACATCGCGCGCCTCGCCGCGCTCGCGCTCCGGCTCCTTCGGGCCGTCGCGGATGCCGTTGAGCCGGGAGGTCTCCTCCTTTATAGTACCTGCACGACCGAGCCGGAGGAGAACGAGGAGACGGTCGCCCGCTTCCTCCGCGAGGACGGCCGCTTCCGCATGGAGCCCCCCGAGGTCCAGGTCCCGGACGGAGCGCTCGCGCCCGACGGGACGGTCCGCGTTCTTCCCGAGATCCACGGCTGCGAGGGGGCCTTCGCCGCCCGGCTCAGGAGGGTTCGCGACGGATGCGCGCGCTCCGTTTCGCACTGA
- the rpe gene encoding ribulose-phosphate 3-epimerase — protein sequence MSTPQVLPSLLAADFSRLEAEIRSVEEAGARILHLDVMDGRFVPNLTFGPLIVRAIAKLTTCVLDTHLMVVEPAHLVPAFREAGSHWISFHVEASADVPGTLETIRRSGALPGLALNPETPFDAVCPYLEGLNHLLLMSVSPGFGGQGFREEVLAKIEEAARFRDANGLSYLISVDGGIGSRTAPRVLRAGADLLVAGSVIFRAPDRAREIRAMLEGGAG from the coding sequence ATGAGCACCCCGCAGGTTCTCCCCTCGCTTCTCGCCGCCGACTTCTCCCGTCTCGAGGCGGAGATCCGGAGCGTGGAGGAAGCGGGGGCGCGCATCCTCCATCTCGACGTGATGGACGGCCGCTTCGTCCCGAACCTCACCTTCGGCCCGCTCATCGTGCGGGCGATCGCGAAGCTCACTACCTGCGTTCTCGACACGCACCTCATGGTCGTCGAGCCCGCGCATCTCGTCCCCGCTTTCCGAGAGGCCGGCTCGCACTGGATCTCGTTTCATGTCGAGGCGTCCGCGGATGTTCCGGGGACCCTCGAGACGATCCGAAGGAGCGGCGCTCTCCCCGGCCTCGCGCTGAATCCCGAAACCCCGTTCGATGCGGTATGCCCTTATCTTGAAGGTCTCAACCATCTCCTTCTCATGAGCGTCTCCCCCGGTTTCGGAGGCCAGGGCTTTCGCGAGGAGGTCCTCGCGAAGATCGAGGAGGCCGCGCGCTTCCGCGACGCGAACGGTCTCTCGTACCTGATCTCGGTGGACGGCGGGATCGGCTCGCGGACGGCGCCGCGCGTCCTCCGAGCGGGCGCGGATCTTCTCGTGGCCGGGTCGGTGATCTTTCGGGCCCCCGACCGCGCGCGGGAGATCCGCGCGATGCTCGAAGGCGGCGCGGGATGA